The sequence CTTTGATTCTTAGAACTCTCGTGCCCTACCCTTCTCGCTAGGCGAGAGGGTGGGGCAGTTACTACGCGATGATCTCGGTGATGGTACCGGCGCCCACCGTTCGTCCGCCTTCGCGGATTGCGAACCTGAGCCCCTTTTCCATTGCCACCGGCGTGATCAACTCGATCTCCAGCGTCACGTTGTCGCCAGGCATCACCATCT comes from Terriglobia bacterium and encodes:
- the tuf gene encoding elongation factor Tu (EF-Tu; promotes GTP-dependent binding of aminoacyl-tRNA to the A-site of ribosomes during protein biosynthesis; when the tRNA anticodon matches the mRNA codon, GTP hydrolysis results; the inactive EF-Tu-GDP leaves the ribosome and release of GDP is promoted by elongation factor Ts; many prokaryotes have two copies of the gene encoding EF-Tu) — translated: MVMPGDNVTLEIELITPVAMEKGLRFAIREGGRTVGAGTITEIIA